The Caretta caretta isolate rCarCar2 chromosome 15, rCarCar1.hap1, whole genome shotgun sequence genome window below encodes:
- the CCDC62 gene encoding coiled-coil domain-containing protein 62 isoform X1, producing MNSSLPLSASPQNPRTDLESSTIQKQRKELQLLIAELKDRDKELNDMVAVHQRQLLAWEDDRQKILTLAERCSRLENELHKRNEMIRTLTQRLKLLESQQNDRRTTLENTQQKLQELSQKATDTTLHCQALEEKNQSLNCSVLELSAKIGQLQAREQELITMLKLKDKDILEATNHITEFTSKFKKLESALRAAKMGESSINKEKQDFKLRLKQLTFEMNKLKDDLSEKTKENNEQREEIIRLKQENNYLKNELVLNVEKANRQDQLLQSAKSKQVRTNTELSNLRQIYVKQQHDLQFLHFNLESSQELWQKHKGEAHETKKYLNYIDSEERVDLNSFYSDSPCLTSTQKRDGPQKCEKFFDADLPSEINNFSVIQSANKCTSPTINYDSCSPTSKLQRLLAESRQMVADLELSTLLHINPCCSPNSSSVNMTTELTEALCKAQLPAMEESETKLSLFSL from the exons ATGAATTCATCATTACCTCTCTCAGCTTCACCCcag AATCCTCGCACAGACCTCGAGAGCAGCACCATTCAGAAACAGAGGAAAGAACTCCAGCTGTTAATAGCAGAACTGAAAGATCGTGATAAGGAGCTCAATGACATGGTTGCAGTGCATCAGAGACAGCTACTAGCCTGGGAAGATGATCGACAAAAAATACTGACTCTGGCAGAACGATGCAGCAGGCTAGAAA ATGAACTACACAAAAGAAATGAGATGATAAGAACACTAACACAAAGATTAAAGCTCTTAGAATCTCAGCAGAATGATCGTAGGACAACACTTGAAAATACTCAACAGAAGCTTCAGGAGCTGTCTCAAAAAGCAACAGATACAACTCTTCATTGTCAGGCCCTGGAG GAGAAAAATCAAAGTCTCAACTGTTCAGTGTTGGAGCTGTCTGCTAAAATAGGCCAGTTACAAGCTAGAGAACAGGAACTCATTACGATGCTAAAGCTAAAG GACAAAGATATACTTGAAGCAACCAATCACATTACTGAATTTACGTCTAAATTTAAAAAGTTGGAAAGTGCATTGCGTGCAGCTAAGATGGGGGAATCCAGTATCAATAAAGAAAAGCAGGATTTCAAACTGAGACTGAAACAACTAACATTTGAAATGAATAAATTAAAAG ATGACCTCAgtgaaaagacaaaagaaaataatgaacAGCGGGAAGAAATCATACGCCTCAAACAAGAAAACAACTACCTGAAGAATGAGCTCGTACTTAATG TTGAGAAAGCAAATAGACAAGATCAGCTTCTTCAATCTGCCAAGTCTAAACAAGTCCGGACCAACACAGAACTGTCCAATTTGCGGCAG ATCTATGTAAAACAGCAGCATGATCTGCAATTTCTTCATTTCAACTTGGAGAGTTCTCAAGAATTGTGGCAGAAACACAAGGGGGAGGCACACGAAACAAA AAAATATCTTAATTATATTGACAGTGAAGAACGTGTGGATCTGAATTCCTTTTACTCGGACTCTCCCTGTTTGACGTCCACACAGAAGAGAGATGGGCCCCAGAAATGTGAGAAATTCTTCGATGCAGACCTCCCTTCAGAGATCAATAACTTTTCAGTGATTCAGTCAGCAAATAAGTGCACCAGTCCTACGATCAACTAT GACTCCTGTTCACCAACAAGTAAGCTCCAGCGTTTGCTGGCTGAGTCTCGACAGATGGTTGCTGATCTGGAGCTTAGCACGCTGCTCCACATTAACCCTTGTTGCAGTCCCAACAGCAGCAGTGTTAATATG acAACAGAACTTACAGAAGCTCTTTGCAAAGCGCAGCTGCCAGCTATGGAAGAAAGTGAGACAAAACTTTCGCTGTTTTCTTTATGA
- the CCDC62 gene encoding coiled-coil domain-containing protein 62 isoform X3, which yields MNSSLPLSASPQNPRTDLESSTIQKQRKELQLLIAELKDRDKELNDMVAVHQRQLLAWEDDRQKILTLAERCSRLENELHKRNEMIRTLTQRLKLLESQQNDRRTTLENTQQKLQELSQKATDTTLHCQALEEKNQSLNCSVLELSAKIGQLQAREQELITMLKLKDKDILEATNHITEFTSKFKKLESALRAAKMGESSINKEKQDFKLRLKQLTFEMNKLKDDLSEKTKENNEQREEIIRLKQENNYLKNELVLNVEKANRQDQLLQSAKSKQVRTNTELSNLRQIYVKQQHDLQFLHFNLESSQELWQKHKGEAHETNEERVDLNSFYSDSPCLTSTQKRDGPQKCEKFFDADLPSEINNFSVIQSANKCTSPTINYDSCSPTSKLQRLLAESRQMVADLELSTLLHINPCCSPNSSSVNMTTELTEALCKAQLPAMEESETKLSLFSL from the exons ATGAATTCATCATTACCTCTCTCAGCTTCACCCcag AATCCTCGCACAGACCTCGAGAGCAGCACCATTCAGAAACAGAGGAAAGAACTCCAGCTGTTAATAGCAGAACTGAAAGATCGTGATAAGGAGCTCAATGACATGGTTGCAGTGCATCAGAGACAGCTACTAGCCTGGGAAGATGATCGACAAAAAATACTGACTCTGGCAGAACGATGCAGCAGGCTAGAAA ATGAACTACACAAAAGAAATGAGATGATAAGAACACTAACACAAAGATTAAAGCTCTTAGAATCTCAGCAGAATGATCGTAGGACAACACTTGAAAATACTCAACAGAAGCTTCAGGAGCTGTCTCAAAAAGCAACAGATACAACTCTTCATTGTCAGGCCCTGGAG GAGAAAAATCAAAGTCTCAACTGTTCAGTGTTGGAGCTGTCTGCTAAAATAGGCCAGTTACAAGCTAGAGAACAGGAACTCATTACGATGCTAAAGCTAAAG GACAAAGATATACTTGAAGCAACCAATCACATTACTGAATTTACGTCTAAATTTAAAAAGTTGGAAAGTGCATTGCGTGCAGCTAAGATGGGGGAATCCAGTATCAATAAAGAAAAGCAGGATTTCAAACTGAGACTGAAACAACTAACATTTGAAATGAATAAATTAAAAG ATGACCTCAgtgaaaagacaaaagaaaataatgaacAGCGGGAAGAAATCATACGCCTCAAACAAGAAAACAACTACCTGAAGAATGAGCTCGTACTTAATG TTGAGAAAGCAAATAGACAAGATCAGCTTCTTCAATCTGCCAAGTCTAAACAAGTCCGGACCAACACAGAACTGTCCAATTTGCGGCAG ATCTATGTAAAACAGCAGCATGATCTGCAATTTCTTCATTTCAACTTGGAGAGTTCTCAAGAATTGTGGCAGAAACACAAGGGGGAGGCACACGAAACAAA TGAAGAACGTGTGGATCTGAATTCCTTTTACTCGGACTCTCCCTGTTTGACGTCCACACAGAAGAGAGATGGGCCCCAGAAATGTGAGAAATTCTTCGATGCAGACCTCCCTTCAGAGATCAATAACTTTTCAGTGATTCAGTCAGCAAATAAGTGCACCAGTCCTACGATCAACTAT GACTCCTGTTCACCAACAAGTAAGCTCCAGCGTTTGCTGGCTGAGTCTCGACAGATGGTTGCTGATCTGGAGCTTAGCACGCTGCTCCACATTAACCCTTGTTGCAGTCCCAACAGCAGCAGTGTTAATATG acAACAGAACTTACAGAAGCTCTTTGCAAAGCGCAGCTGCCAGCTATGGAAGAAAGTGAGACAAAACTTTCGCTGTTTTCTTTATGA
- the CCDC62 gene encoding coiled-coil domain-containing protein 62 isoform X2, with the protein MGDHTSVENPRTDLESSTIQKQRKELQLLIAELKDRDKELNDMVAVHQRQLLAWEDDRQKILTLAERCSRLENELHKRNEMIRTLTQRLKLLESQQNDRRTTLENTQQKLQELSQKATDTTLHCQALEEKNQSLNCSVLELSAKIGQLQAREQELITMLKLKDKDILEATNHITEFTSKFKKLESALRAAKMGESSINKEKQDFKLRLKQLTFEMNKLKDDLSEKTKENNEQREEIIRLKQENNYLKNELVLNVEKANRQDQLLQSAKSKQVRTNTELSNLRQIYVKQQHDLQFLHFNLESSQELWQKHKGEAHETKKYLNYIDSEERVDLNSFYSDSPCLTSTQKRDGPQKCEKFFDADLPSEINNFSVIQSANKCTSPTINYDSCSPTSKLQRLLAESRQMVADLELSTLLHINPCCSPNSSSVNMTTELTEALCKAQLPAMEESETKLSLFSL; encoded by the exons ATGGGAGACCACACGTCGGTTGAG AATCCTCGCACAGACCTCGAGAGCAGCACCATTCAGAAACAGAGGAAAGAACTCCAGCTGTTAATAGCAGAACTGAAAGATCGTGATAAGGAGCTCAATGACATGGTTGCAGTGCATCAGAGACAGCTACTAGCCTGGGAAGATGATCGACAAAAAATACTGACTCTGGCAGAACGATGCAGCAGGCTAGAAA ATGAACTACACAAAAGAAATGAGATGATAAGAACACTAACACAAAGATTAAAGCTCTTAGAATCTCAGCAGAATGATCGTAGGACAACACTTGAAAATACTCAACAGAAGCTTCAGGAGCTGTCTCAAAAAGCAACAGATACAACTCTTCATTGTCAGGCCCTGGAG GAGAAAAATCAAAGTCTCAACTGTTCAGTGTTGGAGCTGTCTGCTAAAATAGGCCAGTTACAAGCTAGAGAACAGGAACTCATTACGATGCTAAAGCTAAAG GACAAAGATATACTTGAAGCAACCAATCACATTACTGAATTTACGTCTAAATTTAAAAAGTTGGAAAGTGCATTGCGTGCAGCTAAGATGGGGGAATCCAGTATCAATAAAGAAAAGCAGGATTTCAAACTGAGACTGAAACAACTAACATTTGAAATGAATAAATTAAAAG ATGACCTCAgtgaaaagacaaaagaaaataatgaacAGCGGGAAGAAATCATACGCCTCAAACAAGAAAACAACTACCTGAAGAATGAGCTCGTACTTAATG TTGAGAAAGCAAATAGACAAGATCAGCTTCTTCAATCTGCCAAGTCTAAACAAGTCCGGACCAACACAGAACTGTCCAATTTGCGGCAG ATCTATGTAAAACAGCAGCATGATCTGCAATTTCTTCATTTCAACTTGGAGAGTTCTCAAGAATTGTGGCAGAAACACAAGGGGGAGGCACACGAAACAAA AAAATATCTTAATTATATTGACAGTGAAGAACGTGTGGATCTGAATTCCTTTTACTCGGACTCTCCCTGTTTGACGTCCACACAGAAGAGAGATGGGCCCCAGAAATGTGAGAAATTCTTCGATGCAGACCTCCCTTCAGAGATCAATAACTTTTCAGTGATTCAGTCAGCAAATAAGTGCACCAGTCCTACGATCAACTAT GACTCCTGTTCACCAACAAGTAAGCTCCAGCGTTTGCTGGCTGAGTCTCGACAGATGGTTGCTGATCTGGAGCTTAGCACGCTGCTCCACATTAACCCTTGTTGCAGTCCCAACAGCAGCAGTGTTAATATG acAACAGAACTTACAGAAGCTCTTTGCAAAGCGCAGCTGCCAGCTATGGAAGAAAGTGAGACAAAACTTTCGCTGTTTTCTTTATGA
- the CCDC62 gene encoding coiled-coil domain-containing protein 62 isoform X5 codes for MNSSLPLSASPQNPRTDLESSTIQKQRKELQLLIAELKDRDKELNDMVAVHQRQLLAWEDDRQKILTLAERCSRLENELHKRNEMIRTLTQRLKLLESQQNDRRTTLENTQQKLQELSQKATDTTLHCQALEEKNQSLNCSVLELSAKIGQLQAREQELITMLKLKDKDILEATNHITEFTSKFKKLESALRAAKMGESSINKEKQDFKLRLKQLTFEMNKLKDDLSEKTKENNEQREEIIRLKQENNYLKNELVLNVEKANRQDQLLQSAKSKQVRTNTELSNLRQIYVKQQHDLQFLHFNLESSQELWQKHKGEAHETNIGLVLSDLESSNEKDTVSSEGTQKIPKEYGTTQTQKCSLKKICNMCEAKNSQLINVSDMEESTLAHLNQLQKICKGLSHGQKTLFMEDEKQNASVSTDELDSRTVSDRNSMRSVEGRETSQTSQDVFLSRDQQNFRASLPIHEHWLNFSPHLDSLNCWHPGSKQSDRTDIECNDQTETVGISCDRKSRASPGTLPIDESGFCTLNSIIDKAACYKPLTDLEWMQIFRPIEGDGNVWCRAICNCLKTAHGIKSTSLKSEERVDLNSFYSDSPCLTSTQKRDGPQKCEKFFDADLPSEINNFSVIQSANKCTSPTINYDSCSPTSKLQRLLAESRQMVADLELSTLLHINPCCSPNSSSVNMTTELTEALCKAQLPAMEESETKLSLFSL; via the exons ATGAATTCATCATTACCTCTCTCAGCTTCACCCcag AATCCTCGCACAGACCTCGAGAGCAGCACCATTCAGAAACAGAGGAAAGAACTCCAGCTGTTAATAGCAGAACTGAAAGATCGTGATAAGGAGCTCAATGACATGGTTGCAGTGCATCAGAGACAGCTACTAGCCTGGGAAGATGATCGACAAAAAATACTGACTCTGGCAGAACGATGCAGCAGGCTAGAAA ATGAACTACACAAAAGAAATGAGATGATAAGAACACTAACACAAAGATTAAAGCTCTTAGAATCTCAGCAGAATGATCGTAGGACAACACTTGAAAATACTCAACAGAAGCTTCAGGAGCTGTCTCAAAAAGCAACAGATACAACTCTTCATTGTCAGGCCCTGGAG GAGAAAAATCAAAGTCTCAACTGTTCAGTGTTGGAGCTGTCTGCTAAAATAGGCCAGTTACAAGCTAGAGAACAGGAACTCATTACGATGCTAAAGCTAAAG GACAAAGATATACTTGAAGCAACCAATCACATTACTGAATTTACGTCTAAATTTAAAAAGTTGGAAAGTGCATTGCGTGCAGCTAAGATGGGGGAATCCAGTATCAATAAAGAAAAGCAGGATTTCAAACTGAGACTGAAACAACTAACATTTGAAATGAATAAATTAAAAG ATGACCTCAgtgaaaagacaaaagaaaataatgaacAGCGGGAAGAAATCATACGCCTCAAACAAGAAAACAACTACCTGAAGAATGAGCTCGTACTTAATG TTGAGAAAGCAAATAGACAAGATCAGCTTCTTCAATCTGCCAAGTCTAAACAAGTCCGGACCAACACAGAACTGTCCAATTTGCGGCAG ATCTATGTAAAACAGCAGCATGATCTGCAATTTCTTCATTTCAACTTGGAGAGTTCTCAAGAATTGTGGCAGAAACACAAGGGGGAGGCACACGAAACAAA TATCGGTTTGGTATTATCAGACCTTGAAAGTAGCAACGAAAAAGACACAGTTAGCAGTGAAGGCACTCAGAAGATACCTAAGGAATATGGGACTACGCAAACTCAGAAATGCagtctaaaaaaaatctgtaatatgTGTGAAGCAAAGAATAGCCAGCTAATTAATGTGTCAGACATGGAGGAAAGTACCTTGgctcacttaaatcagcttcagAAAATCTGTAAAGGTTTATCAcatggacaaaagactttgtttatGGAAGATGAAAAGCAGAATGCTTCAGTAAGCACAGATGAACTAGACAGCAGAACTGTATCTGATAGAAACAGTATGAGGTCTGTGGAAGGCAGGGAAACATCTCAAACTTCACAAGATGTATTTCTAAGCAGAGACCAACAAAACTTCAGAGCATCTTTACCTATACACGAGCATTGGCTCAACTTCAGTCCTCATTTAGATTCATTGAATTGCTGGCATCCTGGGTCAAAGCAGTCTGACAGAACTGATATTGAATGTAATGATCAGACAGAGACAGTGGGAATTTCATGTGACCGAAAAAGCAGAGCGTCTCCTGGTACACTTCCCATAGATGAATCTGGCTTCTGTACTCTTAACTCCATCATAGATAAAGCTGCATGTTATAAGCCACTAACAGATCTGGAATGGATGCAGATTTTCAGACCCATAGAAGGAGATGGAAATGTGTGGTGCAGAGCAATTTGCAACTGTCTCAAGACTGCACATGGAATAAAAAGTACCAGCTTAAAAAG TGAAGAACGTGTGGATCTGAATTCCTTTTACTCGGACTCTCCCTGTTTGACGTCCACACAGAAGAGAGATGGGCCCCAGAAATGTGAGAAATTCTTCGATGCAGACCTCCCTTCAGAGATCAATAACTTTTCAGTGATTCAGTCAGCAAATAAGTGCACCAGTCCTACGATCAACTAT GACTCCTGTTCACCAACAAGTAAGCTCCAGCGTTTGCTGGCTGAGTCTCGACAGATGGTTGCTGATCTGGAGCTTAGCACGCTGCTCCACATTAACCCTTGTTGCAGTCCCAACAGCAGCAGTGTTAATATG acAACAGAACTTACAGAAGCTCTTTGCAAAGCGCAGCTGCCAGCTATGGAAGAAAGTGAGACAAAACTTTCGCTGTTTTCTTTATGA
- the CCDC62 gene encoding coiled-coil domain-containing protein 62 isoform X4: MNPRTDLESSTIQKQRKELQLLIAELKDRDKELNDMVAVHQRQLLAWEDDRQKILTLAERCSRLENELHKRNEMIRTLTQRLKLLESQQNDRRTTLENTQQKLQELSQKATDTTLHCQALEEKNQSLNCSVLELSAKIGQLQAREQELITMLKLKDKDILEATNHITEFTSKFKKLESALRAAKMGESSINKEKQDFKLRLKQLTFEMNKLKDDLSEKTKENNEQREEIIRLKQENNYLKNELVLNVEKANRQDQLLQSAKSKQVRTNTELSNLRQIYVKQQHDLQFLHFNLESSQELWQKHKGEAHETKKYLNYIDSEERVDLNSFYSDSPCLTSTQKRDGPQKCEKFFDADLPSEINNFSVIQSANKCTSPTINYDSCSPTSKLQRLLAESRQMVADLELSTLLHINPCCSPNSSSVNMTTELTEALCKAQLPAMEESETKLSLFSL, encoded by the exons ATG AATCCTCGCACAGACCTCGAGAGCAGCACCATTCAGAAACAGAGGAAAGAACTCCAGCTGTTAATAGCAGAACTGAAAGATCGTGATAAGGAGCTCAATGACATGGTTGCAGTGCATCAGAGACAGCTACTAGCCTGGGAAGATGATCGACAAAAAATACTGACTCTGGCAGAACGATGCAGCAGGCTAGAAA ATGAACTACACAAAAGAAATGAGATGATAAGAACACTAACACAAAGATTAAAGCTCTTAGAATCTCAGCAGAATGATCGTAGGACAACACTTGAAAATACTCAACAGAAGCTTCAGGAGCTGTCTCAAAAAGCAACAGATACAACTCTTCATTGTCAGGCCCTGGAG GAGAAAAATCAAAGTCTCAACTGTTCAGTGTTGGAGCTGTCTGCTAAAATAGGCCAGTTACAAGCTAGAGAACAGGAACTCATTACGATGCTAAAGCTAAAG GACAAAGATATACTTGAAGCAACCAATCACATTACTGAATTTACGTCTAAATTTAAAAAGTTGGAAAGTGCATTGCGTGCAGCTAAGATGGGGGAATCCAGTATCAATAAAGAAAAGCAGGATTTCAAACTGAGACTGAAACAACTAACATTTGAAATGAATAAATTAAAAG ATGACCTCAgtgaaaagacaaaagaaaataatgaacAGCGGGAAGAAATCATACGCCTCAAACAAGAAAACAACTACCTGAAGAATGAGCTCGTACTTAATG TTGAGAAAGCAAATAGACAAGATCAGCTTCTTCAATCTGCCAAGTCTAAACAAGTCCGGACCAACACAGAACTGTCCAATTTGCGGCAG ATCTATGTAAAACAGCAGCATGATCTGCAATTTCTTCATTTCAACTTGGAGAGTTCTCAAGAATTGTGGCAGAAACACAAGGGGGAGGCACACGAAACAAA AAAATATCTTAATTATATTGACAGTGAAGAACGTGTGGATCTGAATTCCTTTTACTCGGACTCTCCCTGTTTGACGTCCACACAGAAGAGAGATGGGCCCCAGAAATGTGAGAAATTCTTCGATGCAGACCTCCCTTCAGAGATCAATAACTTTTCAGTGATTCAGTCAGCAAATAAGTGCACCAGTCCTACGATCAACTAT GACTCCTGTTCACCAACAAGTAAGCTCCAGCGTTTGCTGGCTGAGTCTCGACAGATGGTTGCTGATCTGGAGCTTAGCACGCTGCTCCACATTAACCCTTGTTGCAGTCCCAACAGCAGCAGTGTTAATATG acAACAGAACTTACAGAAGCTCTTTGCAAAGCGCAGCTGCCAGCTATGGAAGAAAGTGAGACAAAACTTTCGCTGTTTTCTTTATGA